A window of Fictibacillus halophilus contains these coding sequences:
- the ribH gene encoding 6,7-dimethyl-8-ribityllumazine synthase, giving the protein MAKLFEGHLVGTGLKVGIVAGRFNDFISDKLVSGAQDAFKRHGISEDDVDIAWVPGAFEIPLIAKKMADSGNYDAVITLGAVIRGSTPHFDYVCNEAAKGVAQASMTSGVPVIFGVLTVDSIEQAIERAGTKAGNKGWEAAVSAIEMANLTRQLG; this is encoded by the coding sequence TAGGTATTGTAGCAGGACGTTTTAATGATTTTATTTCCGATAAATTGGTGTCTGGTGCACAAGATGCCTTCAAGAGACACGGTATTTCTGAAGATGATGTAGACATCGCTTGGGTTCCAGGAGCCTTTGAAATTCCGTTGATCGCTAAAAAGATGGCAGATAGCGGTAACTATGATGCTGTGATTACCTTAGGAGCGGTAATTAGAGGGTCGACTCCACACTTTGATTACGTATGTAATGAAGCGGCGAAAGGGGTCGCTCAAGCCTCAATGACGAGCGGTGTTCCTGTGATCTTCGGCGTGTTGACCGTTGACTCGATTGAACAAGCGATTGAACGCGCTGGAACGAAAGCTGGAAACAAAGGTTGGGAAGCAGCTGTGTCTGCTATTGAAATGGCAAACTTAACGCGTCAGTTGGGATAA